In Primulina eburnea isolate SZY01 chromosome 3, ASM2296580v1, whole genome shotgun sequence, one DNA window encodes the following:
- the LOC140828400 gene encoding BRI1 kinase inhibitor 1-like, which produces MEIQQEVARNEEEGKQNEGQIIATLNPTSPPSNSASPAHEFTFTISLHPQSENAEKNKSHPSFAIDLTPADEIFFHGHLLPLHLLSNLPASPRFSADSFDSFTLPIKDFQDEKITNSRTIDQGLINIGHTHPTFDQESCSSSNRNSNGTVQQEKETAKSRSFSWIPKWRKGCETRDIKGGHQEKEQKRKPKIDISDAVKKYMRLIKPLLSFRNRRMNPQLHRQAYSFSGNLRVRNKKEIRGKRGEFSAPASIRTSPRNSGLLVASGTLTPTTSDSTMEEVQAAIQSAIAHCKKSIATEDKIKTP; this is translated from the coding sequence ATGGAAATACAGCAAGAGGTGGCTAGAAACGAGGAAGAAGGTAAACAAAATGAAGGCCAAATAATTGCGACACTGAATCCAACATCGCCGCCTTCAAATTCAGCTTCTCCTGCACACGAATTCACCTTCACAATCTCTCTGCATCCGCAATCGGAAAACGCCGAGAAAAACAAATCCCACCCTTCATTTGCTATTGACTTGACTCCAGCAGATGAGATTTTCTTCCATGGACACTTGCTCCCGCTGCACCTCTTGTCCAATCTTCCCGCCTCACCCCGCTTCTCCGCCGATTCGTTTGACAGTTTCACTCTTCCGATAAAGGATTTTCAAGATGAGAAAATCACAAACTCCAGAACCATCGATCAAGGACTCATCAACATTGGTCATACTCATCCCACTTTTGATCAAGAAAGTTGCAGCAGCAGCAACAGAAACAGCAACGGCACTGTTCAGCAAGAAAAGGAGACAGCGAAATCAAGATCCTTTTCGTGGATTCCAAAATGGAGAAAAGGGTGTGAAACAAGAGACATAAAGGGTGGTCATCAAGAAAAAGAACAGAAAAGGAAGCCTAAAATCGATATAAGCGACGCTGTGAAAAAGTATATGAGATTGATCAAGCCTCTTCTTTCCTTCAGAAACAGGAGGATGAACCCCCAACTTCATCGGCAGGCCTATTCGTTTTCGGGGAATTTACGGGTACGAAACAAGAAGGAAATAAGAGGGAAGAGAGGAGAATTTTCCGCGCCAGCTTCCATTAGGACGTCTCCTAGAAATAGTGGCCTTCTGGTGGCAAGTGGAACGCTCACTCCTACCACCAGCGATAGCACAATGGAGGAGGTGCAGGCTGCAATCCAATCCGCCATTGCTCATTGCAAGAAATCCATCGCAACAGAAGATAAAATCAAGACTCCATAA